A window from Fragaria vesca subsp. vesca linkage group LG5, FraVesHawaii_1.0, whole genome shotgun sequence encodes these proteins:
- the LOC101299191 gene encoding cytochrome P450 89A2-like isoform 1, with amino-acid sequence MATWFFLIVTTLFISLLVKTILSVISTNKLPPGPFIIPIISSLLWLRQTPYEMELALRKFHGQYGPIFNLHLGLNPKIFIASRSLAHQALVQNGAIFSDRPPALATDKIITSNQHNISSAGYGLTWRLLRRNLTSEILHPLRVKSYGAARKWVLDILTTRLQVESESKGVVVVDHFQYAMFCLLVLMCFGDKLEEKQIKEVERVQRQLLLGLWRFRLLSVKPGITKFLFKKQWKEFLKIRKEQEDVLIPLIRARSKAKTKVEQSDEFVLSYVDTLWDLELPEEKRKLEEGEMVSLCSEFLSAGTDTTSTALQWIMANIVKYPQVQERLFAEIKGVVEETEEEVKEEDLQKTPYLKAVILEGLRRHPPGHFVLPHKVTQDIVLDGHVVPKNATVNFTVADIGLDSKVWEDPMAFKPERFLSGGAGEGVDITGNREIKMMPFGAGRRICPAYGLAMLHLEYFVANLVWRFEWKAVDGDNVDLSEKQEFTVVMKNPLQANISPRVNK; translated from the coding sequence ATGGCGACCTGGTTCTTCCTCATAGTAACTACCCTCTTCATCTCTTTGCTTGTCAAAACCATTCTCAGTGTTATCTCAACCAACAAACTCCCTCCTGGACCTTTTATCATTCCCATAATCAGCAGCTTGTTATGGCTCCGCCAGACTCCCTATGAGATGGAGCTCGCACTCCGAAAATTCCATGGCCAATACGGACCCATCTTCAACCTCCACCTCGGCCTCAACCCTAAAATATTCATTGCCAGTCGATCCCTGGCTCACCAGGCCTTAGTCCAGAACGGAGCTATATTTTCAGACAGGCCACCGGCTTTGGCTACTGACAAGATCATAACTAGTAACCAACATAACATCAGCTCTGCCGGATATGGACTCACATGGCGGCTCCTCCGTCGCAACCTGACCTCCGAGATACTTCACCCTCTGCGTGTCAAGTCTTATGGCGCGGCGCGCAAGTGGGTTCTGGACATCCTCACCACTCGTCTTCAAGTGGAGTCTGAATCCAAAGGTGTGGTAGTAGTAGACCATTTTCAGTATGCTATGTTTTGCTTGTTGGTTTTGATGTGTTTTGGAGACAAACTCGAGGAGAAGCAGATCAAAGAAGTGGAGCGTGTTCAGCGTCAGTTGTTGTTGGGTTTGTGGCGGTTCAGGTTGCTTAGTGTGAAGCCTGGCATCACAAAGTTCCTGTTTAAAAAGCAGTGGAAGGAGTTTTTGAAGATTCGGAAAGAACAAGAAGACGTGCTCATTCCTCTTATACGAGCAAGAAGCAAGGCAAAGACCAAGGTGGAGCAAAGTGATGAATTTGTGTTGTCGTATGTTGATACATTGTGGGATCTTGAGCTCCCTGAAGAGAAGAGAAAGCTTGAGGAAGGCGAAATGGTTAGTCTTTGTTCAGAGTTTCTGAGTGCGGGCACTGATACTACATCCACTGCATTGCAGTGGATCATGGCCAACATTGTAAAGTATCCACAAGTCCAAGAGCGGCTGTTCGCAGAGATTAAAGGGGTTGTGGAAGAAACAGAGGAAGAGGTGAAAGAGGAGGACTTGCAGAAGACGCCTTATTTGAAAGCTGTGATCCTGGAGGGTCTAAGGCGTCACCCACCTGGCCACTTTGTGTTGCCACACAAGGTTACTCAAGACATCGTTTTGGATGGTCATGTGGTGCCTAAAAATGCTACTGTCAATTTCACAGTGGCTGATATAGGGTTGGACTCAAAAGTGTGGGAAGACCCTATGGCTTTCAAGCCGGAGAGATTCTTGAGTGGTGGTGCAGGAGAAGGGGTTGATATAACAGGAAATAGAGAGATTAAGATGATGCCTTTTGGGGCAGGGAGGAGAATTTGTCCAGCTTATGGTTTAGCTATGCTTCATCTTGAGTATTTTGTGGCCAATCTGGTTTGGAGATTTGAATGGAAAGCTGTGGATGGAGACAATGTGGACTTGTCGGAGAAGCAGGAGTTCACTGTGGTCATGAAGAATCCATTGCAGGCCAATATATCTCCGAGGGTAAATAAGTGA
- the LOC101299675 gene encoding uncharacterized protein LOC101299675, whose translation MAAGAYTDQLEAYFRRADLDGDGRISGAEAVAFFQGANLPKPVLAQIWMHADQNKTGFLGRPEFYNALRLVTVAQSKRDLTPDIVKAALYGPAAAKIPPPQINLSALAAPQANPMAGAPAPQMGIGTPSTSQSFGFRGSGAPNAGMNQNYFQPQQNQSMRPPQGMPPGMPNTIHSRPQQGFGGGVGGPNVMNSNNWLSGSTGAPPPGPRGISSSMPSSTTQPQPPVSSSSLPTVNDSRSLVPSGNGFASNSGFSGGVFSATPQSKPGASGSTYSASSAPMPSAIVPVSSGSQSSSKLSALDSLSAFTMQPSGGQFQQPHAPSNPSQQVSAAVTTSFSSPSISVGVGNSNSENSQPPWPKMKPSDVQKYTKVFMEVDSDRDGKVTGEQARNLFLSWRLPREVLKQVWDLSDQDNDSMLSLREFCFSLYLMERYREGRPLPATLPSDVMLDETLISMTGQPKVGYGNAAWSPHPGFGQHQGMQGSQMMPPGTGLKPPIQGNAPQGDRAMQPNQQNLRVRGMVAPNQLDNGKQDSANSKPQDPSEAEKKVEEIENVILDSREKIEFYRTKMQELVLYKSRCDNRLNEITERALADKREAELLAKKYEEKYKQVAEIASKLTIEEAMFREVQERKTELHQAIVKMEQGGSADGILQVRADRIQYDLEELIKALTERCKKHGIEMKSAAIIELPTGWQPGIQDGAAVWDEEWDKFEDEGFGNDLKIDSSTKPDSGSVQREKASPDRSSTPDSSFVANGKSGISSSNGDHAHESDSVFTHSEDEHVRSPNGSLAGRTAVDSPSRDFSDIHYGKNSEADGETHGSFDESTWGAFDNNDDIDSVWGFNADKGKDSDSEKHRDFFGSDDFGVNPVRTGFPNADTAFQKKSIFFEESVPSTPASRFANSPRYSEAGDQYFDSGFSRFDSFSSRQDSGFSSQPEKFSRFDSINSTRDFGHSRFDSISSSRDFGQSHGLTRFDSINSTKDFGQGTYSFDDSDPFGSSGPFKVSSESQNAKKGSDNWNAF comes from the exons ATATGGATGCATGCGGATCAGAACAAAACTGGTTTCCTTGGTCGGCCAGAATTTTATAATGCTCTTAGACTTGTGACTGTGGCTCAAAGCAAGAGAGATTTAACGCCGGATATTGTCAAGGCGGCATTATACGGGCCAGCTGCTGCAAAGATTCCTCCCCCACAAATTAATCTTTCAGCCCTAGCTGCACCTCAAGCAAATCCCATGGCTGGTGCACCTGCTCCACAGATGGGTATAGGGACACCATCAACATCTCAAAGTTTCGGGTTTAGAGGATCTGGAGCTCCCAATGCAGGTATGAACCAGAATTATTTCCAGCCACAGCAAAACCAGTCCATGAGACCTCCTCAAGGCATGCCCCCTGGGATGCCTAATACTATCCATTCCCGACCACAACAGGGATTTGGAGGTGGTGTGGGGGGTCCCAATGTAATGAACTCAAATAATTGGCTTAGTGGAAGCACTGGTGCACCTCCTCCTGGTCCCAGAGGAATTAGTTCCTCCATGCCCTCATCTACAACACAACCACAACCTCCGGTGTCATCGTCTTCCCTGCCTACTGTTAATGACAGTAGATCATTAGTTCCTTCTGGAAATGGGTTTGCTTCGAATTCGGGTTTCTCAGGTGGTGTATTTTCGGCAACCCCTCAATCAAAGCCAGGAGCTTCTGGGTCAACATATTCTGCTAGTAGTGCACCTATGCCATCAGCCATTGTTCCAGTTTCAAGTGGGTCTCAATCTTCTAGTAAGCTCAGTGCACTTGATTCACTGAGTGCATTCACAATGCAACCTTCTGGTGGCCAGTTTCAGCAGCCCCATGCACCATCAAACCCAAGCCAGCAAGTTTCAGCTGCGGTTACTACCTCTTTTTCATCACCTTCAATTTCAGTTGGAGTTGGAAACTCTAATTCTGAGAATTCACAGCCTCCTTGGCCAAAGATGAAGCCATCTGATGTTCAGAAATACACAAAAGTCTTCATGGAAGTAGACAGTGACAGAGATGGTAAAGTCACTGGAGAGCAGGCACGAAATTTATTTCTCAGTTGGAGGTTGCCAAGAG AGGTTCTAAAGCAGGTGTGGGACTTATCTGATCAGGACAATGACAGCATGCTTTCCTTAAGAGAGTTCTGCTTTTCTCTCTATTTGATGGAGCGTTACCGGGAAGGTCGGCCTCTTCCAGCTACACTTCCAAGCGATGTTATGTTGGATGAGACACTGATATCGATGACAGGTCAACCAAAAGTGGGTTATGGAAATGCAGCTTGGAGTCCCCACCCAG GCTTTGGACAACATCAAGGAATGCAAGGTTCCCAGATGATGCCACCTGGTACTGGTTTGAAGCCACCAATTCAGGGAAATGCCCCTCAGGGTGATCGTGCAATGCAACCGAATCAGCAAAATTTGAGAGTGCGAGGAATGGTGGCTCCAAACCAGCTTGACAATGGGAAGCAGGATTCAGCGAACTCAAAACCTCAAGACCCTAGCGAGGCAGAGAAAAAG GTTGAAGAAATTGAGAATGTGATTCTGGACTCAAGAGAGAAGATTGAGTTCTATCGCACAAAAATGCAGGAACTT GTGCTGTATAAGAGCAGATGTGATAACAGATTAAATGAGATCACGGAAAGGGCACTGGCTGATAAGCGTGAG GCTGAACTACTGGCTAAGAAATATGAAGAGAAATATAAACAAGTGGCAGAAATAGCATCTAAGTTGACCATTGAAGAGGCCATGTTTCGCGAAGTTCAG GAGAGGAAGACTGAATTGCATCAAGCAATTGTTAAAATGGAGCAAGGAGGTAGTGCTGATGGTATCCTTCAG GTCCGTGCTGATCGTATACAATATGATCTTGAGGAACTAATAAAGGCTCTTACTGAACGTTGCAAGAAACATGGGATAGAGATGAAGTCAGCTGCAATAATCGAGCTTCCAACTG GCTGGCAACCTGGAATTCAAGACGGAGCAGCTGTTTGGGATGAAGAATGGGACAAGTTCGAAGACGAAG GATTTGGCAATGATCTCAAAATTGATTCCTCAACAAAACCTGACTCTGGATCTGTCCAGAGAGAAAAGGCTTCCCCAGATCGTAGTTCAACTCCTGATTCATCATTTGTTGCTAATGGAAAGTCAGGAATTTCTTCCAGCAATGGTGATCATGCACATGAAAGTGATTCTGTTTTCACCCACAGTGAAGATGAACATGTAAGAAGTCCCAATGGCAGTCTAGCTGGAAGGACTGCTGTAGACAGCCCGTCTCGAGACTTCTCAGATATCCACTATGGTAAAAATTCCGAAGCAGATGGAGAAACACATGG AAGTTTTGATGAATCAACCTGGGGTGCCTTTGACAATAATGATGATATTGACTCTGTTTGGGGTTTCAATGCTGACAAGGGCAAG GACTCAGATTCTGAGAAGCACCGAGATTTCTTTGGATCTGATGACTTCGGTGTCAACCCAGTAAGAACTGGATTCCCGAATGCAGATACCGCCTTTCAGAAAAAGAGCATTTTCTTTGAGGAGTCTGTTCCTAGCACACCAGCCTCGAGGTTTGCCAACTCGCCAAGATACAGTGAGGCTGGGGATCAGTACTTTGACAGTGGTTTCTCAAGGTTCGATTCATTCAGTAGCAGGCAAGACAGTGGTTTTTCTTCTCAACCTGAGAAGTTCTCAAGGTTCGATTCCATAAATAGCACTAGAGATTTTGGCCACTCAAGGTTTGATTCCATAAGCAGCAGCAGAGACTTTGGCCAAAGTCATGGCCTCACAAGGTTTGACTCCATAAACAGCACAAAAGATTTTGGCCAGGGTACATACTCTTTCGATGACTCAGATCCATTTGGCTCTTCTGGCCCCTTCAAGGTCTCATCAGAGAGTCAAAATGCAAAGAAGGGTTCTGATAATTGGAATGCTTTCTAG